One Enterococcus silesiacus genomic window carries:
- a CDS encoding primosomal protein DnaI has protein sequence MEDVGKEMSKIIQNRDMNERYNELVEVVLKDTDVQQFIQENRERLTDDDVRKSYSKLYEFVQEKRKYQLNDPTMIAPGYEPKLTLNFHYIDVTYVPTEALIAKQKEDEIRKRVRAMDMPKDVREASLSRFDTASQGRAQAMAETMKFLNEYTSKPKEFHKGLYLQGTFGVGKSFLLGAIANSLAERGFVTTIVHFPTFTVEMKQAIGKDMVGPKLDAVKKSPVLMIDDLGAESMTSWIRDDVLSVILQYRMQEQLVTFFSSNLDLKELEKHLSVTQRGEQEPLKARRIMERIRYLAKEITMSGNDRRNG, from the coding sequence ATGGAAGATGTAGGCAAAGAAATGTCAAAAATCATTCAAAATAGAGATATGAACGAACGGTACAATGAGCTTGTTGAAGTTGTCTTAAAAGATACAGATGTGCAACAGTTTATTCAGGAAAATCGCGAGCGATTGACGGACGATGATGTTCGCAAAAGCTATTCAAAACTTTATGAATTTGTTCAAGAAAAACGTAAATATCAGCTGAATGATCCAACCATGATTGCTCCTGGATACGAGCCTAAATTGACCTTGAATTTCCATTATATTGATGTCACCTATGTACCGACAGAAGCGCTTATCGCTAAGCAAAAAGAAGACGAAATTCGTAAGCGAGTGCGTGCAATGGATATGCCAAAAGATGTTCGTGAAGCTAGTTTAAGTAGATTCGATACAGCATCCCAAGGTCGCGCTCAAGCGATGGCTGAGACAATGAAATTTTTAAATGAATACACGTCAAAACCAAAAGAATTTCATAAAGGGCTTTATCTTCAAGGAACGTTTGGTGTCGGAAAATCGTTCTTGTTGGGTGCAATAGCTAATAGTTTAGCTGAGCGTGGTTTTGTTACGACGATCGTTCATTTTCCAACATTTACAGTAGAGATGAAGCAAGCAATTGGTAAAGACATGGTTGGACCAAAGCTAGATGCGGTCAAGAAATCACCAGTTTTGATGATTGACGATTTAGGTGCGGAATCAATGACTTCTTGGATTCGTGATGATGTATTGAGCGTTATTTTACAATATCGAATGCAAGAGCAATTAGTGACGTTCTTTTCATCAAATCTTGATTTGAAAGAGTTAGAGAAACATTTATCCGTGACGCAACGCGGAGAACAAGAACCTTTGAAAGCTCGTAGAATCATGGAACGTATTCGATACTTGGCAAAAGAGATCACGATGTCTGGCAATGATCGAAGAAATGGTTAA
- a CDS encoding helicase DnaB encodes MKDNWKEIRPKSIFKTAIASPLADQEQAVLTLLYQPIIGAQAFSLYLTLLSEIDESGMSESLFHADLITMMDISMKQIEAARMKLEGIGLLSTFAKEDSELGIHFIYRLNHPETAERFFKDEVLSLTLLNSVGQRKLDKLFDHFKPKYLNLTGFEEVSVGFKDIYVFKEEQIVSQSKQLSQMEQAFDDPRPAGKPSAVNESFDWSYFVQGIEKLGIKLPDNNTGFKEEVFVFHNLFGITELEMIDFCSKSFDYYTSKIDVKDFERAIYRTYDPDKKQRLSEFQQNDSVDLSAEDQQTYRYNSLKMNGFSTQDIQMIMDSEKNFPLNYLEALKNERGGYTTPQERSLVKYLVSKSGLPNSVINVLINYVYNIQKQPTLKADYINRIANEWAQSGIFSPEKAIEHVREIAKKGKEQKQTRQRYGQNNRPIRQETLPDWVENPVEEQKLSKEEQARLDKEIQDFLSKGGDK; translated from the coding sequence TTGAAAGACAATTGGAAAGAAATCCGTCCTAAAAGTATATTTAAAACAGCGATTGCTTCTCCCTTAGCGGATCAAGAACAAGCGGTATTGACGCTTTTATATCAGCCAATAATTGGTGCGCAAGCATTCAGCTTATATTTAACACTTTTATCAGAGATTGATGAGTCGGGAATGAGTGAATCTCTGTTTCATGCCGATCTGATCACGATGATGGATATCAGCATGAAACAAATTGAAGCAGCTAGAATGAAATTAGAAGGTATTGGCTTATTGTCGACCTTTGCCAAAGAGGATTCCGAATTAGGCATCCATTTCATCTATCGTTTAAATCATCCTGAAACTGCTGAGCGTTTTTTTAAAGATGAAGTATTGTCATTAACACTGTTAAATAGCGTAGGGCAAAGAAAGCTAGATAAGTTATTTGATCACTTTAAGCCGAAATATCTTAATTTAACTGGCTTTGAAGAGGTATCAGTAGGATTTAAGGACATCTATGTCTTCAAAGAAGAGCAAATCGTGTCTCAAAGCAAACAGCTAAGTCAAATGGAGCAAGCTTTTGATGATCCAAGGCCTGCCGGAAAACCAAGTGCCGTCAACGAAAGCTTTGATTGGTCCTATTTTGTTCAAGGAATCGAGAAACTTGGAATCAAGCTTCCAGACAATAATACTGGATTTAAAGAAGAAGTGTTTGTCTTTCATAATTTATTTGGCATTACAGAATTGGAAATGATCGATTTTTGTTCTAAATCATTTGATTATTATACGAGTAAGATTGATGTCAAAGACTTTGAACGAGCAATTTATAGAACCTATGATCCTGATAAAAAACAAAGACTTAGTGAGTTTCAACAGAATGATTCGGTGGATTTATCTGCTGAGGATCAACAAACGTATCGCTATAACTCATTAAAAATGAACGGCTTTTCAACTCAAGATATCCAAATGATCATGGATAGTGAAAAGAATTTTCCACTAAATTATTTGGAAGCTTTAAAAAATGAACGTGGTGGGTATACAACTCCTCAAGAACGTTCGTTGGTCAAGTATTTGGTGAGTAAATCTGGTTTGCCTAATAGTGTGATTAATGTATTGATCAATTATGTTTATAATATCCAAAAACAACCCACACTAAAAGCGGACTATATCAATCGAATTGCTAATGAGTGGGCACAAAGTGGTATTTTTTCACCAGAAAAGGCCATTGAGCATGTGCGTGAAATTGCTAAAAAAGGCAAGGAACAAAAGCAAACAAGACAACGATATGGTCAAAATAATCGACCGATTCGTCAAGAAACGTTGCCTGACTGGGTAGAAAATCCAGTTGAGGAACAAAAGTTATCTAAAGAAGAGCAAGCAAGATTGGATAAAGAAATTCAAGATTTCTTGAGTAAAGGAGGCGACAAATAA